The following are from one region of the Sandaracinus amylolyticus genome:
- the hemC gene encoding hydroxymethylbilane synthase: MKLRIATRRSPLALAQTRWVADRIRAASPGIEIEEVQLVTQGDRVLDVPLAKVGGKGLFVTEVEQALEDGRADIAVHSMKDVPEKLAAGMELICVPEREDPHDVVITKSGEGFFDLEAGTRVGTSSLRRAVQLHAARNDVAFSVLRGNVGTRLRKLDEGEYGAIVLAHAGLRRLGLAQDRKLEVLSVEHSIPAVGQGALGIEGRADDARSRALLATLEHGPTRIAVEAERAFLVALHGSCTTPLAAHARIEAGSLQIDGMVGAIDGSRIVRGGMHEWIDVAAPEKSVETARKLGRALAESLLDQGARVLIDEARASSDPYAPLYSSN, translated from the coding sequence ATGAAGCTCCGCATCGCCACCCGTCGCTCGCCGCTCGCGCTCGCTCAGACGCGCTGGGTCGCGGACCGCATCCGCGCCGCGTCGCCCGGGATCGAGATCGAAGAAGTGCAGCTCGTCACGCAGGGCGATCGTGTGCTCGACGTGCCGCTCGCGAAGGTGGGCGGCAAGGGGCTCTTCGTGACCGAGGTCGAGCAGGCGCTCGAGGACGGCCGCGCCGACATCGCGGTCCACTCGATGAAGGACGTGCCCGAGAAGCTCGCCGCGGGGATGGAGCTGATCTGCGTGCCGGAGCGCGAAGATCCGCACGACGTCGTGATCACGAAGAGCGGCGAGGGCTTCTTCGATCTCGAGGCGGGCACGCGCGTGGGCACCTCGTCGCTGCGGCGCGCGGTGCAGCTCCACGCGGCGCGCAACGACGTCGCGTTCTCGGTGCTGCGCGGCAACGTGGGCACGCGTCTGCGCAAGCTCGACGAGGGCGAGTACGGCGCGATCGTGCTCGCGCACGCGGGGCTGCGGCGCCTCGGGCTCGCGCAGGATCGGAAGCTCGAGGTGCTCTCGGTCGAGCACTCGATCCCGGCGGTGGGGCAGGGCGCGCTCGGCATCGAGGGACGCGCCGACGACGCGCGATCGCGCGCGCTGCTCGCGACGCTCGAGCACGGCCCGACGCGCATCGCGGTGGAGGCGGAGCGCGCGTTCCTGGTCGCGCTGCACGGCAGCTGCACCACGCCGCTCGCCGCGCACGCGCGCATCGAGGCCGGCTCGCTGCAGATCGACGGCATGGTCGGCGCGATCGACGGCTCGCGCATCGTGCGCGGCGGCATGCACGAGTGGATCGACGTCGCGGCGCCGGAGAAGTCGGTCGAGACCGCGCGCAAGCTCGGGCGCGCGCTCGCGGAGTCGCTGCTCGATCAGGGCGCGCGCGTGCTGATCGACGAGGCACGCGCCTCGAGCGATCCCTACGCGCCGCTCTACTCGAGCAACTAG
- a CDS encoding RsmE family RNA methyltransferase gives MSEPRRLHARALGTPGARVVLDADAARHARVLRLRAGDRVVLFDGVGAEADAIVEHVDASTVACGIDTLRVAVAPTSRVVLVQGLPKGGKLDDIVRSCTETGVAAIHLALAERSVARPDADRSAARLDRLHKIAHEAARQAERAHVPAIVAPAPLDEVARRAPDGATRLIASPRAGVTWDEALEGAREVWIAVGPEGGLSPAEEDALVASGWRRARVAVPIMRVETAAPVLVAMSVDRLARGGDQGAPQAIHSPS, from the coding sequence ATGAGCGAGCCGCGCCGGCTGCACGCGCGCGCGCTGGGCACCCCCGGCGCGCGCGTCGTGCTCGACGCCGACGCCGCTCGACACGCGCGTGTGCTCCGCCTGCGTGCCGGCGATCGCGTCGTGCTCTTCGACGGCGTCGGCGCCGAAGCCGACGCGATCGTCGAGCACGTCGATGCCAGCACCGTCGCGTGTGGGATCGACACGCTGCGCGTCGCCGTCGCGCCGACCAGCCGCGTGGTGCTCGTCCAGGGCCTGCCCAAGGGCGGCAAGCTCGACGACATCGTGCGCAGCTGCACCGAGACCGGCGTCGCCGCGATCCACCTCGCGCTCGCCGAGCGCTCCGTCGCGCGCCCCGACGCGGACCGCAGCGCCGCGCGCCTCGATCGGCTGCACAAGATCGCCCACGAGGCCGCACGCCAGGCGGAGCGCGCGCACGTGCCCGCGATCGTCGCGCCCGCACCGCTCGACGAGGTCGCACGACGCGCGCCCGACGGCGCGACGCGCCTCATCGCATCACCCCGCGCGGGCGTGACCTGGGACGAGGCGCTCGAGGGCGCGCGCGAGGTGTGGATCGCGGTCGGCCCCGAGGGCGGGCTCTCGCCCGCCGAAGAAGACGCGCTCGTCGCGTCGGGATGGCGCCGCGCGCGGGTCGCGGTCCCGATCATGCGGGTCGAGACCGCCGCGCCGGTGCTCGTCGCGATGAGCGTCGATCGGCTCGCGCGCGGCGGCGATCAGGGCGCGCCGCAGGCGATCCACTCGCCGAGCTGA
- a CDS encoding cytochrome C assembly family protein: protein MTLTILFAITAVLYLLAGSLYLAFLARDGQQLARGGTAVLGVAVVSHLAFLTVDFVAAGNVPIADIHQALAVASLLVVLGYLATVRGKPRLLVLGAFITPVTLLLFLGAGFRRGVAVVGEGMRSAILPIHVVSNVLGLVGFALAFAAALAYVIQERQLRRKNLGGLYQRLPPLDVLDQLSFRLVVVGFLFFTGGVITGTFWAVRIDPSAPTIGATQTIGVLAWLLFAGVLLLRVAVGWRGRRAAIGTMLGFLCACAVLVGYVVRGDGG, encoded by the coding sequence ATGACGCTGACGATCCTCTTCGCGATCACCGCCGTCCTCTATCTGCTCGCGGGCTCGCTCTACCTCGCGTTCCTCGCGCGCGACGGACAGCAGCTCGCGCGCGGCGGCACCGCGGTGCTCGGGGTCGCGGTGGTCTCGCACCTCGCGTTCCTGACGGTCGACTTCGTCGCGGCGGGGAACGTGCCGATCGCGGACATCCACCAGGCGCTCGCGGTCGCGTCGCTGCTCGTGGTGCTCGGCTACCTGGCGACGGTGCGCGGCAAGCCGCGTCTGCTCGTGCTCGGTGCGTTCATCACTCCGGTCACGCTCCTGCTCTTCCTCGGCGCGGGCTTCCGGCGCGGCGTGGCGGTGGTGGGCGAGGGCATGCGCTCCGCGATCCTGCCGATCCACGTCGTGAGCAACGTGCTCGGGCTGGTCGGCTTCGCGCTCGCGTTCGCGGCGGCTCTCGCGTACGTGATCCAGGAGCGCCAGCTGCGTCGCAAGAACCTCGGCGGGCTCTACCAGCGCCTGCCTCCGCTCGACGTGCTCGATCAGCTCTCGTTCCGGCTCGTGGTGGTGGGCTTCCTCTTCTTCACGGGTGGTGTGATCACCGGGACGTTCTGGGCGGTGCGCATCGATCCGAGCGCGCCGACGATCGGCGCCACGCAGACCATCGGCGTGCTCGCCTGGCTGCTCTTCGCGGGCGTGCTGCTGCTGCGCGTCGCGGTGGGATGGCGCGGGAGGCGCGCCGCGATCGGGACGATGCTCGGATTCCTCTGCGCCTGCGCGGTGCTCGTGGGCTACGTCGTGCGCGGGGACGGCGGCTGA
- the prmA gene encoding 50S ribosomal protein L11 methyltransferase has product MDEITPRYPTVHVEVPENDVDDASAMLWELGASGVEERDASTLDKPSEGGALLVAHFDDEDEAQIAAETLVGEERGWRARVEHIVGDEWKHRWREFFKPTRIGNRLVIRPSWEQVDAREGDVVLTLDPGQAFGTGTHETTRLVLAELEWWVRGGEHVLDVGCGSGILSIGALLLGAADAVAIDNDELAIDATNENAEANRVADRVNASTTPIEEIEGTWGLVVANIEARVLLPMAEALMARVAPGGMLVLSGLLLQDEDDIRRVYAAMEPVARRQERDWIALTFRAPEARVRERSDDVQQDANGHAGSGESQAQSAAEPDIETLVQEEAGIDELSQIDEAEEEAAAREAERRAEQERDATMFGSSRDGFDDLETYGESDVSAEATSDVVERDLGRDEEDVLEAETVDETMVVEDHETQVLEAGAAVLLASVATTSAEGSVALLAPAEVEELEPLEGEVEQAEEKRPAKKAPAKKAAAKKAAAKKAPAKKTGATKAAAKKAPAKKAPAKKTGAKKAAAKKTAAKKTAAKKTAAKKAAAKKAPAKKAAAKKTGAKKAAAKKAAKKTGAKKAAAKKASAKKSAAKKAPAKKASAKKSAAKKAPAKKASAKKKSRRG; this is encoded by the coding sequence ATGGACGAGATCACACCGCGATACCCGACGGTGCACGTCGAGGTGCCGGAGAACGACGTCGACGACGCCTCGGCGATGCTGTGGGAGCTCGGCGCGAGCGGCGTCGAGGAGCGTGACGCGAGCACGCTCGACAAGCCGAGCGAAGGCGGCGCGCTGCTGGTCGCGCACTTCGACGACGAGGACGAGGCGCAGATCGCGGCGGAGACGCTGGTCGGCGAGGAGCGCGGCTGGCGCGCGCGCGTCGAGCACATCGTCGGCGACGAGTGGAAGCATCGCTGGCGCGAGTTCTTCAAGCCGACGCGGATCGGGAACCGACTGGTGATCCGCCCCTCCTGGGAACAAGTCGATGCGCGTGAGGGCGACGTGGTCCTGACGCTCGATCCCGGGCAGGCGTTCGGCACGGGGACGCACGAGACGACGCGTCTCGTGCTCGCCGAGCTCGAGTGGTGGGTGCGCGGCGGCGAGCACGTGCTCGACGTCGGGTGCGGCAGCGGGATCCTGTCGATCGGTGCGCTGCTGCTGGGCGCGGCGGACGCGGTCGCGATCGACAACGACGAGCTCGCGATCGACGCGACGAACGAGAACGCGGAGGCGAACCGGGTCGCGGATCGTGTGAACGCGAGCACCACGCCGATCGAGGAGATCGAGGGCACGTGGGGCCTCGTGGTCGCGAACATCGAGGCGCGGGTGCTGCTGCCGATGGCGGAGGCGCTGATGGCGCGGGTGGCGCCCGGCGGGATGCTCGTGCTGTCGGGGCTGCTCTTGCAGGACGAGGACGACATCCGGCGCGTGTACGCGGCGATGGAGCCGGTCGCGCGACGGCAGGAGCGGGACTGGATTGCGTTGACCTTCCGCGCGCCCGAGGCGCGCGTGCGAGAGAGGAGCGACGACGTGCAGCAGGACGCGAACGGACACGCGGGCAGCGGCGAGTCGCAGGCGCAGAGCGCCGCGGAGCCGGACATCGAGACGCTGGTGCAGGAGGAGGCCGGCATCGACGAGCTCTCGCAGATCGACGAGGCCGAGGAAGAGGCCGCGGCGCGGGAAGCCGAGCGGCGCGCGGAGCAGGAGCGCGACGCGACGATGTTCGGCTCGAGCCGCGACGGCTTCGACGACCTCGAGACGTACGGCGAGAGCGACGTGAGCGCGGAGGCCACGAGCGACGTGGTCGAGCGCGACCTCGGGCGCGACGAGGAGGACGTGCTCGAGGCCGAGACGGTCGACGAGACGATGGTCGTCGAGGACCACGAGACGCAGGTGCTCGAGGCGGGCGCGGCGGTGCTGCTCGCGTCGGTGGCGACGACGTCGGCCGAGGGCTCGGTCGCGCTGCTCGCGCCGGCGGAGGTCGAGGAGCTCGAGCCGCTCGAGGGCGAGGTGGAGCAGGCGGAGGAGAAGCGCCCGGCGAAGAAGGCGCCCGCGAAGAAGGCCGCTGCCAAGAAGGCCGCTGCCAAGAAGGCGCCCGCAAAGAAGACCGGTGCGACGAAGGCCGCTGCCAAGAAGGCGCCCGCCAAGAAGGCGCCCGCCAAGAAGACCGGTGCCAAGAAGGCGGCGGCGAAGAAGACCGCTGCGAAGAAGACCGCTGCGAAGAAGACCGCTGCGAAGAAGGCCGCGGCCAAGAAGGCGCCCGCCAAGAAGGCGGCGGCGAAGAAGACCGGCGCGAAGAAGGCCGCGGCCAAGAAGGCGGCGAAGAAGACCGGCGCGAAGAAGGCGGCGGCCAAGAAGGCCAGCGCCAAGAAGAGTGCGGCCAAGAAGGCGCCCGCCAAGAAGGCCAGCGCCAAGAAGAGTGCGGCCAAGAAGGCGCCCGCCAAGAAGGCCAGCGCCAAGAAGAAGTCGCGCCGCGGATGA
- a CDS encoding SIMPL domain-containing protein — MKRLIGIAALLGLAACAHPGAASTTLVREDVGIQVTGQGESEARPDLAVVRVGIESRRPSVAEARESAAQATSAMIAALRGAGIAEDRVQTASLSITPEYEYTEQGQRLLGYTARNQLEVRITEIDRAGEVIDAAVGAGGDQARLESVTLEVTDPSAARAEARREAMDAARRDASQLAELAGVELGAPIAIEETIADEGPRPFAARMEAADAATTTPVQPGTTRIRVHVRVRYAVR; from the coding sequence ATGAAACGGCTCATCGGGATCGCGGCGCTGCTCGGGCTCGCCGCGTGTGCGCATCCAGGCGCCGCGAGCACGACGTTGGTGCGCGAGGACGTCGGCATCCAGGTCACGGGCCAGGGCGAGTCCGAGGCGCGGCCCGATCTCGCGGTGGTGCGCGTGGGGATCGAGTCGCGCCGTCCGAGCGTCGCCGAGGCGCGCGAGTCCGCGGCGCAGGCGACGAGCGCGATGATCGCCGCGCTGCGCGGCGCGGGCATCGCCGAGGATCGCGTCCAGACCGCGAGCCTCTCGATCACGCCGGAGTACGAGTACACGGAGCAGGGCCAGCGCCTGCTCGGCTACACCGCGCGCAACCAGCTCGAGGTGCGCATCACCGAGATCGATCGCGCGGGCGAGGTGATCGACGCGGCGGTCGGCGCGGGCGGCGATCAGGCGCGGCTCGAGAGCGTGACGCTCGAGGTGACCGATCCCAGCGCGGCCCGGGCCGAGGCGCGACGCGAGGCGATGGACGCCGCGCGTCGCGACGCTTCGCAGCTCGCGGAGCTCGCGGGCGTCGAGCTCGGCGCGCCGATCGCGATCGAGGAGACGATCGCGGACGAGGGCCCACGTCCCTTCGCGGCGCGCATGGAGGCCGCCGATGCGGCGACCACCACGCCGGTGCAGCCCGGCACCACGCGCATCCGCGTGCACGTCCGCGTTCGCTACGCGGTCCGGTGA
- the hemA gene encoding glutamyl-tRNA reductase yields the protein MAEIFVIGLSHRSSPVELREKLAVPNGELPKHVKELAERAHLAEAVMISTCNRVEVYGVAADSTGVRRAREVLAARMPDGALDPHLYERSGAEAVRHAFRVASSLDSMVVGEPQILGQFKEAYAAATEAGVIGGLLDRCFAKAFAVAKRVRTETGIASGSVSVSSIATDLAKKIFGDLNGKRVLLIGAGKMGESAAKHLRKQGAKLFVLNRSRERALELAKACDGEPRSLSELPGELALADVAIASTSSDRFVVTTDLMKEVVRARKYRPLFLIDIAVPRNVDPRVGDMENVFVYDVDDLQKVAQENLTARKREAEAAERIVDVEARTFEEWRKQLDLKPIIVGLRRHVREVLAAELERTMPRLSGDAARDRAALEKMLDAATNKLLHQPLTELKKAGEAGDGQVLAVVRRLFPVEEAAAEGASVSRIAPAMPSEPPPPAAAAKKSAT from the coding sequence ATGGCCGAGATCTTCGTCATCGGGCTCTCGCACCGCAGCTCGCCGGTCGAGCTGCGCGAGAAGCTCGCGGTCCCGAACGGCGAGCTGCCCAAGCACGTGAAGGAGCTCGCCGAGCGCGCGCACCTCGCGGAGGCGGTGATGATCTCGACGTGCAACCGCGTCGAGGTCTACGGCGTGGCGGCCGACTCGACCGGCGTGCGCCGCGCGCGCGAGGTGCTCGCGGCGCGCATGCCCGACGGCGCGCTCGATCCGCATCTCTACGAGCGTTCGGGCGCGGAGGCGGTGCGTCACGCGTTCCGCGTCGCGTCGAGCCTCGACTCGATGGTCGTCGGCGAGCCCCAGATCCTCGGTCAGTTCAAGGAGGCGTACGCCGCGGCGACCGAGGCCGGTGTGATCGGTGGCCTGCTCGATCGCTGCTTCGCGAAGGCGTTCGCGGTCGCGAAGCGGGTGCGCACCGAGACCGGCATCGCGTCGGGCTCGGTCAGCGTGAGCTCGATCGCCACCGACCTCGCGAAGAAGATCTTCGGCGACCTGAACGGCAAGCGCGTGCTGCTGATCGGCGCGGGCAAGATGGGCGAGTCCGCGGCGAAGCACCTGCGCAAGCAGGGCGCGAAGCTCTTCGTGCTCAACCGCAGCCGCGAGCGCGCGCTCGAGCTCGCGAAGGCGTGCGACGGAGAGCCGCGCTCGCTCTCGGAGCTGCCGGGTGAGCTCGCGCTCGCCGACGTCGCCATCGCGAGCACGTCGAGCGATCGCTTCGTCGTCACGACCGACCTGATGAAGGAGGTCGTGCGCGCGCGAAAGTACCGCCCGCTCTTCCTCATCGACATCGCGGTGCCGCGCAACGTCGATCCGCGCGTCGGCGACATGGAGAACGTGTTCGTCTACGACGTCGACGACCTGCAGAAGGTCGCGCAGGAGAACCTCACGGCGCGCAAGCGCGAGGCCGAGGCCGCGGAGCGCATCGTCGACGTCGAGGCGCGTACCTTCGAGGAGTGGCGCAAGCAGCTCGACCTCAAGCCGATCATCGTCGGGCTGCGGCGACACGTGCGCGAGGTGCTCGCGGCCGAGCTCGAGCGCACGATGCCGCGCCTGTCCGGCGATGCGGCGCGTGATCGCGCGGCGCTCGAGAAGATGCTCGACGCGGCGACGAACAAGCTGCTGCACCAGCCGCTCACCGAGCTGAAGAAGGCGGGCGAAGCGGGCGACGGTCAGGTGCTCGCCGTGGTGCGTCGACTCTTCCCGGTGGAGGAGGCCGCGGCCGAGGGCGCGAGCGTGTCGCGCATCGCCCCGGCGATGCCCTCCGAGCCGCCTCCGCCCGCCGCTGCCGCGAAGAAATCGGCGACCTGA
- a CDS encoding HEAT repeat domain-containing protein — protein MQKQVVSGGEMSSVLLELDAVAENTLAAYCAALYALLPATRDEVMRVPRDTVRIVPREIAERHRLVPLAVDGGTLLVALARPLDADVEEQLGFLLGFELVTRIVCDVRISAALLHHYAIEAPPRHTRLIDRLRARDPGPVPYVAPPQEGKVDRLSLSQMPQKRPSVADWLDEEDEDDEAPPPSTPTVRTSQVPESRTTDPLGVPRDVVERRMREAQAPSAPSPAPAKPEPTKPEPTAAKPSSDQPPRSEPGSETARALRRLRGPLTAAHAVRLLEQAEHRDEILEVFFAFSRQFFDYAALFVVHDDVADGRDAFGSGASLEAVQRVAVPLDVPGTFGDVRRSLKPHVGRLASSDLDRLVLRDLSRGATTPAMVMPVAIRGRAVLMLYADRAGDSFTLADLPELVAFVPRVVDAFERLILRRKRGPGYQRGTGGDRGGASGGDETSEGERAGSERDTLKMAARAMAEITPMTRPRASWAGAQPTPSTPPEALPELSRPEDEPRLPDRASLRDRVARFESPQPNASPQPGSSVASRWESAAPPAPIARETPRPAASRTASSPGLDVAALARSSAPRSATLRSMLGIPRAAPLPPEANVSLPPVSERPPPAPARDDDEPELTLAYDANTADSGEHDLASDLTPEPPRAITPRAGGAYIVRDAGVDVVAATPKRAAERPRSMRPDPRAEVSDHDVPVTQEVIHVPAIDARRHRPADSAPPQNRAAPPSSVESPSVIVDMGDQVNAMVVDLSRCGPDGEQAIVESLVRMGEVALPTLAQAFPGPLWFDRRRPYRRMPRGRDVSAIGRALVAFRDRAAPYVASLLDVAQADRRFYATLVAGEIVHSTLVAALADRAFDDDDGVRAAALEILPRFRSFKAEWVETLAQLRRAAKIRGRDPEKRRRAARALGALRDAGSVRLLIELLDDEDQDLADVAHRALVEIACEDMGTAARRWMPWLQKNERRHRIEWLIDALSHSDEAIRTAAGEELKSLTQQYYGFHPAATRKEREVAQQKYRRWWEEEGARLFA, from the coding sequence TTGCAGAAGCAGGTCGTGTCGGGGGGCGAGATGTCGAGCGTCCTGCTCGAGCTCGACGCCGTCGCCGAGAACACGCTCGCCGCCTACTGCGCCGCGCTCTACGCGCTCCTGCCGGCCACGCGCGACGAGGTCATGCGCGTCCCGCGCGACACCGTGCGCATCGTGCCGCGCGAGATCGCCGAGCGTCATCGCCTCGTCCCGCTCGCGGTCGACGGTGGCACGCTGCTGGTCGCGCTCGCGCGCCCGCTCGACGCCGACGTCGAGGAGCAGCTCGGCTTCCTGCTCGGCTTCGAGCTGGTCACGCGCATCGTCTGCGACGTGCGCATCTCGGCGGCGCTGCTCCATCACTACGCGATCGAGGCGCCGCCGCGGCACACGCGCCTGATCGACAGGCTGCGCGCGCGCGATCCCGGGCCGGTCCCCTACGTCGCTCCGCCTCAGGAGGGCAAGGTCGATCGCCTGTCGCTCTCGCAAATGCCGCAGAAGCGGCCGAGCGTCGCCGACTGGCTCGACGAGGAGGACGAGGACGACGAGGCCCCTCCGCCGAGCACGCCGACGGTGCGTACCTCGCAGGTCCCCGAGAGCCGCACCACCGATCCGCTCGGCGTGCCGCGCGACGTCGTCGAGCGACGCATGCGCGAGGCGCAAGCGCCGAGCGCGCCGTCGCCCGCGCCCGCCAAGCCCGAGCCCACCAAGCCCGAGCCCACGGCGGCGAAGCCCTCGTCCGACCAGCCGCCGCGCTCCGAGCCCGGCAGCGAGACCGCGCGCGCGCTGCGGCGCCTCCGCGGCCCGCTGACCGCCGCACACGCCGTGAGGCTGCTTGAGCAGGCGGAGCACCGCGACGAGATCCTCGAGGTCTTCTTCGCGTTCTCGCGCCAGTTCTTCGACTACGCCGCGCTCTTCGTGGTGCACGACGACGTCGCCGACGGGCGCGACGCGTTCGGCTCGGGCGCGAGCCTCGAGGCGGTGCAGCGCGTCGCGGTGCCGCTCGACGTGCCGGGCACGTTCGGCGACGTGCGTCGCTCGCTCAAGCCGCACGTCGGTCGGCTCGCCTCGTCGGATCTCGATCGCCTCGTGCTCCGCGATCTCTCGCGCGGCGCGACGACGCCCGCGATGGTGATGCCGGTCGCGATCCGCGGGCGCGCGGTGCTGATGCTCTACGCCGATCGTGCGGGTGACTCGTTCACGCTCGCGGATCTGCCCGAGCTCGTCGCGTTCGTGCCGCGCGTGGTCGACGCGTTCGAGCGCTTGATCCTGCGGCGCAAGCGAGGCCCGGGATACCAGCGCGGCACCGGCGGCGATCGCGGCGGCGCGAGCGGCGGTGACGAGACCAGCGAGGGTGAACGAGCCGGCTCCGAGCGCGACACGTTGAAGATGGCCGCGCGCGCGATGGCGGAGATCACCCCGATGACGCGACCGCGCGCATCGTGGGCGGGCGCGCAGCCGACGCCCTCGACGCCGCCCGAGGCGCTGCCGGAGCTCTCGCGCCCCGAGGACGAGCCGCGCCTGCCTGATCGAGCGTCGCTGCGCGACCGCGTCGCGCGCTTCGAGTCGCCCCAGCCGAACGCGAGCCCGCAGCCGGGATCGTCGGTCGCATCGCGCTGGGAGTCGGCGGCACCGCCCGCGCCGATCGCGAGGGAGACCCCGCGTCCCGCGGCCTCGCGCACGGCGAGCTCGCCGGGCCTCGACGTCGCCGCGCTCGCACGATCGAGCGCGCCCCGCAGCGCGACGCTCCGCTCGATGCTCGGCATCCCGCGCGCCGCGCCGCTGCCGCCCGAGGCGAACGTCTCGCTCCCGCCGGTCTCGGAGCGTCCTCCGCCCGCGCCGGCGCGCGACGACGACGAGCCCGAGCTGACGCTCGCCTACGACGCGAACACGGCGGACAGCGGCGAGCACGATCTCGCCAGCGATCTCACGCCCGAGCCGCCGCGCGCGATCACGCCGCGCGCGGGGGGCGCGTACATCGTCCGCGACGCGGGCGTCGACGTCGTCGCGGCGACGCCCAAGCGCGCGGCGGAGCGCCCGCGCTCGATGCGCCCCGATCCGCGCGCCGAGGTCTCGGATCACGACGTGCCGGTGACCCAGGAGGTCATCCACGTCCCCGCGATCGACGCACGGCGCCATCGCCCCGCCGACAGCGCACCGCCGCAGAACCGCGCCGCGCCTCCGTCGAGCGTCGAGAGCCCGTCGGTGATCGTCGACATGGGCGATCAGGTCAACGCGATGGTGGTCGACCTCTCGCGCTGTGGGCCGGACGGCGAGCAGGCGATCGTCGAGTCGCTGGTGCGCATGGGCGAGGTCGCGCTGCCGACGCTCGCACAGGCGTTCCCGGGGCCGCTCTGGTTCGATCGTCGGCGTCCGTATCGGCGCATGCCGCGTGGTCGCGACGTGTCGGCGATCGGGCGCGCGCTCGTCGCGTTCCGCGATCGTGCAGCGCCGTACGTCGCGTCGTTGCTCGACGTGGCGCAGGCGGATCGGCGCTTCTACGCGACGCTGGTCGCGGGCGAGATCGTGCATTCCACGCTCGTCGCCGCGCTGGCGGATCGTGCGTTCGACGACGACGACGGAGTGCGCGCCGCGGCGCTCGAGATCCTCCCGCGGTTCCGGAGCTTCAAAGCGGAGTGGGTCGAGACGCTCGCGCAGCTCCGGCGCGCAGCGAAGATCCGCGGGCGCGATCCCGAGAAGCGGAGGCGTGCGGCGCGCGCGCTCGGCGCGCTTCGCGACGCGGGCTCGGTGCGTCTCCTGATCGAGCTGCTCGACGACGAGGATCAGGATCTCGCGGACGTCGCGCACCGCGCGCTGGTCGAGATCGCGTGCGAGGACATGGGGACCGCGGCGCGCCGGTGGATGCCGTGGCTCCAGAAGAACGAGCGGCGTCACCGCATCGAGTGGCTCATCGACGCGCTCTCACACAGCGACGAGGCGATCCGCACGGCCGCGGGCGAAGAGCTCAAGTCGCTGACCCAGCAGTACTACGGGTTCCATCCCGCCGCGACGCGCAAGGAGCGCGAGGTCGCGCAGCAGAAGTACCGGCGCTGGTGGGAAGAAGAAGGCGCTCGCCTGTTCGCGTGA